The Pseudomonas nunensis genome includes the window CGCAGGGACGCAGTGGATCCAGAGAACTATCAACCTTCCCGACTGAACAGTTCCTGAAGGAATTCAAACCAGATAGCTTTAATAGCGCGCGCGACAAATCGGCAAACTAAACGTTTCAACTTTAGTTATCTAACGACAGAGCTGATTATTTCAGGGTTTTATCGCTCAACAACGAATGCCAATCAGCGTCATTCAGTACGCCCAGCACTTTAAGTTGCCCATCGGCGCCGATGCTGGCAAACAGCGAACTGCTGTATTGGCTGGCGGCCGCATGCTTGAAACCGGTCTGCACTTCGAAGTCGCTGATACAGCCACTATGGGTGACGAGGACGGTATTGCGATGAGCAACTTTGTGCGCGACCACATCGTTGCGCAGGGTTGTGCCACAACTGGCCAGCCATTCCTGGGTCAGCGCTTCCTTGCCGAACATGAAATGCGCGGTTTGCTCCGTACGGGTCACCGGGCTGGTAAAGACATCGGTTTGCGCCATGCCGAGTTGCTTGAAACCTTGGCCCACGGCGCTGGCAGACTCACTGCCGAGCCGGGTAATGCCGTCGGCCGGACCCAGGCACGGGTTGCTGGAGCGGTCGCAACGCTCGGCATGCCGCACCAGTACCACCACGTCACCAGCGCGCCAGTGCTGGATCAGTTCGGCACGCGCTTGGGCATTCGCACTGCCCAAGTCGGCTGGGGATCGATGCCACACGACAAAACCCGTCACCAATGCAGCTGCCATCAGCAGCGCTGACAGGCTGATAATCCGGATGAGTCGCGATGGCAGCCAACGACGAGTCGGCATGGCGGATGAGACTGATTCGAACACGATGCGGCCCCTTTAACGACATTATTGAAAGTTGCTGATTCGAACTTCCTGCAATGCTCGGCACACTAAGGGGCGGTACGTGTGAGCGTGGTGAAACGGATGTGAAAAATTTGCGCGGATAAAACGACTTCGTTTATTAGTTTGAATGTCACGCAGTTGTCATTATTAAATGCAGTATTTGATATTCGATATCAAACACACTTGGTGGGGGGTTATATCTTGTAGGAGCAAAGCTTGCTCGCGATGGCGCTCTCAAAGACGCCATCGCGGGCAAGCCATGCTCCTACAAAGGTGTGTCGCTCAGAGGGATGCGGGGCAACCCCTTTGCGAGGCGGCCGCTTGGCTGATCACGGCGGCCAGGCGTTTGACGTTGTTCTGCTGCGCGGTCACCAAGTCTTCGATGGACGGCCCCGAAGGCGTCTGCAACGTGCTGCGGCAGGTAACCAGCGTGTTATCGCCCGCGCCAAGCGGCCGCAAACGCCATTTGACGTCGATCAAGCCGTACTGGCCGGGAATCGAGTCGAAGCGCTGCACGTCAACCCGCAACGACACTTTGCGCTGGGTGTTGCTGTTGGACAGTTGATCCACCAGCGCACTGCGCAATTCATCCGACAGGCTCGCGCCCCACCAATCGGTTTCGAGGATCGACAAGCCGCTGTTGCCCTGGCGAATGACAATCTGCGGACGATCGACCTGGGGCGGCACGCTGATGCCTTCGATCTTGATTTCGTCGCCGCTGGTGCGGGGCGGTTGTGCCGGGGTCAGGGTGTGAAAGTGAATCGGGTCGCTGCGGCACGCCGCGAGCAGCACCAACGCGGCGACCAAGGTAATCTTCGGCGAAAAAGCCATGGGTGTTGCTCCTGTGGTCAGTTGCGCGGTGGTCCTTGCAGATCCGATGGCGCGGCATTTTCGGGACGGCCGCGAATCAACGATTCCGGGTGACGACCGAGGTAATCCGAGAGCTCACGCAGGGATCGCGACATGCGTTTGAGTTCGTCCAGGGTCTGGGTCAGTTGTTCGCGCTGCGGCGAGTCTTCGGCCAGGGTCGAACTCGCCGAATTCAGGGTCTTGCTGACATCCGCCAGGGTGGTCTGCACGCCGGGCAGGGTCTTGGCATTGAATTGCGCCAGGCCTTTACGCAGTTCGACCAGGTTGCTGTCGAGGTTGCTGGCAATCCGTTCCACCGGCAGTTGGTTGATTTTGTTGACCATGGCCTCGAGTTTTTCCTGCAATTGCTCGAGGCTGCCAGGTATGGTCGGAATGCTGACCGGCCGGTCGTTCGGATCGAACGCGACTTTCTCTGCTTTCGGGTAGAAATCCAGCGAGATATACAGCTGGCCGGTCAGCAGGTTGCCGCTGCGGGCCTGGGCGCGCAGGCCGTTTTCGATAAAGGTGCCCATCAGGCGCACGCCGGCGGCTTCGTCATTCGGATCATGCATCAAGGCCTTGATCATTTTGGTGTGGGCCTGACCGAGCCGTTGCGGGTAGATCACGATGCCGACGTTGACCGGGAAGCTGCGTTTCTTCTCGTCGAAATCCAGATTGATCGCCACCACCTTACCGATTTCCATGCCGAGGAATTCCACCGGCGCATCGACCTTGAGCCCGCGCAGGGCCTGGTCGAAACGCAGGCTCAGGTATTGCGCCTTGCCATTGGGTGGGGCGAGGGCGGTGGTCTGGTCATCGAACAGCTCGTAGGTTTTTTCCTCGGTGGCCGGCTGATCGTTGGGGCTGTATTGCGGGGCGAGAAAGGCAATGCCGCCCACCAGCAACGAGGACAGCGACTCAGTCTTCACCGCAAAGCCGTTGGCGCCGATGTTCAGGTCGATGCCGCTGGCGTTCCAGAACCGAGTGTTTTCGGTGACATACGTGTCATTCGGTGCGTGGATGAAGACCTCGAGATTGACGCCTTTGCCGTCGGCATCCAGCGCATACGCCACCACTTGGCCGACCGGAATCTTGCGGTAGTAGACCGGCGATCCGATATCCAGCGAACCAAGGTCCTGGGAATGCAGGGTGAAGCGTTTGCCCGGCTCGCCGTAGGTGATCGGCGGCGGGTTCTCCAGGCCTTTGAAGTTCTTCGAGCGCCTGTCGGCGTGACCGATATCCGCGCCGATGTAGTCGCCGGACAGCAAGGTATCGATGCCCGAGACACCGCCGGCTCCGATCCGTGGGCGCACCACCCAGAATTGCGAGTCTTCGCGGGTGAAGGTTTCGGCCTGTTTCGACAGCTTGATCGTGGCGTCGACACTCTTCTGGTCGTTGCTCAATTCCACGTCCGAGACTTGGCCGATCACCACGTTGCGGTATTTGACTTCGGTCTTGTTGGCGGTCAGGCCACTGCCGGTCTTGAAGGTCACGACAATGGTCGGGCCTTCCTGCATCAGGCTGTGCACCACTAGGGAAATCCCCACCAGCACTGCCACAATGGGCACGATCCACACCAGCGATACGCTGAAACGGCGCGTCTTTATACTGGCCTGGCCTGGGGCCTGAGGCCCGTCAGTGGCTTGCGACTTCATCCATGTCCTCCTCGTTTTGTGATTGCTTCGGCGCTTTATCCCAAATCATCCGGGGATCGAAGCTCATCGCCGAGAGCATGGTGAACACCACCACCAGGCCGAAAAACAGAATGCCCGGGCGCGGTTCGATATCCGCCAGGGCCTGGAATTTCACCAAAGAGGCGACCAGCGCGACCACGATTACGTCGAGCATCGACCAGTAGCCGATGACCTCGACGAAACGGTACAGCTTCGAGCGCTCTTTACGTGCCCACAGGCTGTCGCGGTGCACGGTCACCAGCAGCAGCGTCAGCGCGACGAACTTGATCCCGGGCACCGCGATGCTGGCGATAAAGATGATCAGGGCAATGTCCCAGGCCCCGGCCTCCCAGAATTCCAGCACGCCGCTCATGATGGTGCTGTCGGCGCCGTTGCCGACCATTTTGGTGTTCATCACCGGCAACAGATTGGCTGGCACGTAGAACGCCAGGGCGGTGAACATGTAGGCCCAGGTCCGGGCGAGGGCGTTGGTCTTGCGCCGATGCAACGGCGCACCGCAACGCTCACATTCATGCGGTTCGTTGGTCATGTCGCAGGCCATTGCGCAGCTGTGGCACAGGCACAGGCCGAGTTCGCTGGCGACCGGAGGCGTTGTCATAGGATGTCCCACAGATCACGGATATCGCGCCCGGCGATGCGGATCATCATCAGACTGAGCACGGCGAGGGCGAACAGGCCGATGCCGGGCAACACATCCAGCAACCCCGCGAGTTTGATCACGGCAACCATCGCTCCCAGCAGGCAGACTTCGAGCATGCTCCAGGGCCGCAGCGTTTCCAGCCAGCGCATGCAGAACCGGAAACCCGGCGAGCGCTGGCCCTTGAGGGCGAAGCTCAAGACCCAGATCAGCAGCAATAATTGGAAGATCGGCGCGATGATCATCGAAATCGCCGCCACCAGGGCGATGAACGTGATCGGCCCCAGGCTCAGGGCCAGCACCGAATCCCAAAGCGTGGCGCTGTTTTTCAGGCCTTTGAGGCTGATGCTCATGATCGGGTAGAAGTTGGCAAAAACCCACAACATCAACGCGGTGAGGGTCAAGGCCAGGCGCTGCTCGATCGTCAGGCCGTTATAACGCTGGAGCACGCCGCCGCAGCGTGTGCACAGGGATTTCTGATGTTTGGCGAGCGTGACTTTTTCATACACGCAGTCGCAGTGCTCGCAGATGATCAACTGGTCAGTGGTGGCCATGGGTCGCATTCGCAAGGAGGCAGAAAGTCAGAGCACCTCCTCAATATAGAAGTGCCTCGCGATAGAGCAAATTAAAAGGCTGTTCAATGAGATGCACGCCCGACCTGTGGGAGCGGGCTTGCTCGCGAAGGCGTCATGTCAGTCAATGCCGATGTCGACTGACACACCGCCTTCGCGAGCAAGCCCGCTCCCACAGGGGTAAGGTTTTTGCCGGGAGAGGGGAGGGTTAGCCGAGCATTTCGCGCAGGCGATACCAGAACATGCCGAGCGCCAGCAGCGGTGAGCGCAGGGCGCGGCCACCGGGGAAGGTCATGTGCGGCACGGCGCTGAACACGTCGAAACCTTTGCTGTGCCCGGCATGGATCGCTTCGCCCAGCAACTTCGCGCACCAGTGCGTCACGTTCAGGCCATGACCGGAATAACCCTGGGCGTAGAACACGTTGGGGTGCTGGCTCAAGCGGCCGATCTGCGGGAAGCGATTGGCCGAGATGCCGATCTTGCCGCCCCATTGATAATCGATGCGCACGTTGGCCAGTTGCGGGAACACCTTGAGCATCGCGGGGCGCATATAGGCGGCGATGTCCGATGGATCGCGCCCGGAATAGTGGCAGGCACCGCCGAACAGCAAACGCCGATCCGCCGAGAGCCGGTAGTAATCCAGGCCGACTTTCTGATCGCACAAAGCGAGGTTGTGCGGGATCAACTGCGCGGCGAGCTCGGCGGACAACGGTTCGGTGGCGATGATGTAGCTGCCGGCTGGCAGTACTTTGCCGCTGAGCTTCGGTTCCAGTTCTTCGAGATGCGCATTGCAGCCCAGCACCACGCTGCCGGCGCGCACCGTGCCGCCGGCACAACGAACCTGCACGGTGCTGCCATGGATGATCTCTAGCACCGGGCTCTGTTCGAAGATTCGCACCCCAAGGGATTCGGCCAGGCGCGCTTCGCCGAGGACCAGGTTGAGCGGGTGCAAGTGGCCCGAACCCATGTCGATCAAACCGCCGGCATACACACCGGAATTCACCGCTTGCTGGCGGATCTGTTCCGGGCCGACGAGCCGGGTTTCATGGGCGTATCCGGACTCAATCAAGTCAGCTTGCTCAGCCTGGAACGCGGCGAACTGCGCCTTGGTGTTGGCCAGTTCGCAGAAGCCCCAGCGCAGGTCGCAGTCGATCCCGTTTTCGCGGATGCGATCGCCCACCAGCGCCACGGACTCAACCCCGGCGCGCTCCATATAACGCACACCTTCTTCGCCGACATAACGAGCGAATCCGCTGACGTCATGGCCAATCCCCCGGATCAACTGCCCGCCGTTGCGCCCGCTGGCGCCCCAGCCAATCCGCCGGGCCTCCAGCAGAATCACCGAGAGCCCACGCTGCGCCAGTTCGATGGCGGTGTTGACGCCGGTAAACCCGCCGCCGATCACACAGACATCGGCATCCAGGTCCGAGGCCAGCGTGGGGTAGGGCGCCAGACTTTTCGCCGTGGCGGCGTAATAGGACTGGGCGTGTTCATTGCTGTACTGATTCATTTGTTGGACTTCACTTTGCTCCAGGAACGGGTCATCAGACGCATGATCGCCTGGGGCGGGGTGGTCGAAATGTAGAGTTTGTCGAGGACGGTCTGGGGCGGATAAACCTCAGGATTGTTCACCAGCGCCTCGTCCATGTATTGCTTGGCGGCCGGGTTCGGGTTGGCGTAACCCACCGAGGCACTGACCTTAGCGATCACTTGCGGATCGAGCAGGTAATTGATGAAGGCATGGGCTTCTTTCGGGTTGGCGGCGTCGGCGGGAATGGCCAACAGGTCAAACCACAAGTTGCTGCCTTCCTTCGGGATGGCGTAGGCGATGTTCACACCGTTCTTGGCTTCCTTGGCGCGGTTGGCGGCCTGGAACACGTCACCCGAGTAACCGAAGGCCACGCAGATATCGCCGTTGGCCAGGTCCGACACGTACTTCGAAGAGTGGAAGTAGGTGATGTACGGGCGGATGCTCAACAGCTTGGCTTCGGCTTTCTTGAAGTCTTCCGGGTTTTCGCTGCGTGGGTCCATGCCCATGTAGTTGAGGATCGCCGGGAACACTTCATCCGCCGAGTCCATCATCGACACGCCGCACTGGCTGAGCTTCTTGATGTTCTCCGGTTCGAACAGCACGGCCCAGGAATCGATATGGTCGATGCCCAGCACTTGTTTGACCTTGTCGACGTTGTAGCCGATACCGTTAGTGCCCCACAGGTACGGCACCGAGTGCGCATTTTCTGGGTCGTTTTTCTCCAGCAGCGCGAGCAGTTTCGGGTCGAGGTTCTTGAAGTTCGGCAGTTGCGAGCGGTCCAGTTTAAGGAACGCGCCGGCCTTTACCTGGCGAGCGAGGAAGTGGTTGGACGGCACCACCACGTCATACCCGGTGCGACCGGCGAGCAGTTTGCCTTCGAGGGTTTCGTTGGAATCGAAGACGTCGTAGATCACCTTGATCCCGGTTTTAGCCTGGAATTCAGCGAGGGTGGTTTCGCCGATGTAATCGGTCCAGTTGTAGACGCTGACCTGTGGCTGGGCCTGGGCACCGGCACTGAACATGATCGCCAGCGCGACCGGAACCACGGATTTCAATAGACGCATTCGACACCTCTTTGAGTTGTTGGATTTTTCAGGCGTTGGCAATTTCCCCTTGTGGGAGCGGGCTTGCTCGCGAAAGCGGTGTGTCAGTCGACATCTCTATTGACTGTGCCGCCGTCTTCGCGAGCAAGCCCGCTCCCACAGGGGATGCGGTTTAGACGCTCAGCAACAGGAACTCCCGCTCCCAGGAGCTGATCACGCGCTTGAAGTTTTCATGCTCGGCGCGTTTCACCGCGACATACCCGCGCACGAATTTGCTGCCCAGGTAACGGCCAACGGTTTCGCATTCTTCCATCTGGGTCAGGGCGTCTTCGATGGTGATCGGCAGGCGCAGGTTGCGACGTTCGTAGGCGCGACCCTGCACTGCGGCGCTCGGTTCGATCTTCTCGACCATGCCCAGGTAACCGCACAACAGACTCGCGGCAATCGCCAGGTACGGGTTGGCGTCGGCGCCCGGCAAGCGGTTTTCCACGCGCATGGCGTCCGGAGTCGAGGTCGGCACACGCAGGCCGACGGTGCGGTTTTCTTCGCCCCATTCGACGTTCACTGGCGCCGAGGTGTCCGGCAGGAAACGGCGGAACGAGTTCACGTTCGGCGCGAACATCGGCAGCACTTTCGGGATGTACTTCTGCAGGCCGCCGATGTGGTGCAGGAACAGCTCGCTCATCTTGCCGTCGGCATCCGCGAAAATCGGCTGACCGGTGGCGATATCGACCACGCTCTGGTGCAAGTGCATGGCGCTGCCCGGTTCATCGCCGATCGGCTTGGCCATGAAAGTCGCGGTCACGTTGTGCTTGAGCGCCGCTTCGCGCAGGGTGCGCTTGAACACGGTGATCTGGTCCGCGAGGTCGAGGGCATCGCCGTGACGGAAGTTGATTTCCATCTGCGCCGGGCCGTCTTCGTGGATCAGCGTGTCGAGGTCCAGGCCCTGGAGTTCACACCAGTCGTAGACGTCTTCGAACAGCGGATCGAATTCGTTGGCGGCGTCGATCGAGAACGACTGCCGTCCGCTTTCCGCGCGACCGGAACGCCCCAGCGGTGCCTTGAGCGGCAGGTCCGGGTCTTCGCAGCGCTGGGTCAGGTAGAACTCCATTTCCGGCGCGACAATCGGTTTCCAGTCCTTATCGGTGTAGAGCTGCAGGACTTTCTTCAGCACGTTGCGCGGCGACAGCTCGATCGGGTTGCCGAACTTGTCGAAGGTGTCGTGAATCACGATGGCGGTCGGCTCGATGGCCCATGGAATCACGTAGACCGCGTCCGCGACCGGGCGGCAGATCATGTCGATATCCGCCGGATCGAGCAGGTCGTAGTAGATGTCGTCGTCGACAAAATCCCCGGTTACTGTTTGCAGAAGCACACTTTCCGGCAGGCGCATGCCTCGCTCATGCAGGAACTTGTTAGTGGGTGCAATCTTGCCGCGAGCGATGCCGGTCAAGTCGCTGACCACACACTCGACCTCAGTAATCTTGTGATCTTTCAGCCACGTGAACAGCTGATCGAAAGGGACATTCATAAAGACCTCGTTATTGGTTTTAGTAACGCCAGGGTGGGTGGTCGCATCCGACAGACACTTCCCCTGAAGCGCGTTGACGACTATCTTGGGCGAGCCTTGCAGTTCCATCTATCCACTTTAAGCAGCACCAAAACGCACCAAACGAGTGCGTAAGGTCACCCCATGACAGTGTGCAATCCGTTACAAGTCCAAGCGTTCAACACCGCCGATGTCGCCGAGCAAATCCGCGCCACACCGGGTTGGGTGCAGCATTACCAGCAGATGTCGCCGGGGCATTTCGCCGGGCTGGTGCGCTACTTGGACTTGCAAGGCGTGGAGATTTACGAAGAGCACATGAACACTCGGGTCGAGCAGAATTTCAGTGCGCCACAAGGCTCGCTGGCGTTCTGTTTTGATCGCAGCGATAACTCGCTGTATGTGTTGAATGGCGAAAGTCGCAACATCTGGATCACCCCGGAGAACTACCAGGAAATCGCCGTGGTGTTCGGTCCGGAGTTCGTCCAGCGCCATGGCTTGAACGTGGCGCGGCTGGAAGGCCTGTTCATGTCGCCGCTCAATTGCCAGCAAAACGCGCTGTTCAGCCGTTGGCTTAGCACCACACTGACGCGACTCGCGCAGACGTTCGATCCGCCCAGCCGCGAAGCGTTGACCCTGCAACTGCTGGAGGATTGCCTGTACATCCTCGACAACGCTTGCGTGCGCCTGGATCGCGGCGGCCTGCAGCGGCGTTCCGAAGAGCGAATGATCATGAAGCGAGTAGGGGAGTGGGCGGCTGATGCGCCGGAAGAAACCCTCAATCTGCTGGAGCTTTCCCAGGTCGCTGGAGTTTCACTGCGTCAGTTGCAGCATGCGTTCAAGGCCTTTACCGGCATGACACCGACCCATTGGTTGCGCCTGCGTCGGCTCAATAGCGCACACCGAGAATTGCTCAGCCGGACAACAATGGACACGACAGTCGCCGAAGTGGCGATGCACTGGTCGTTCTGGCACTTGGGGCGGTTTTCCAGTAGTTACCACGCGTTGTTCAAAGAGTTGCCGAGTGAAACGCTCAAGCGTGGAAGCCGAGTGTAACTAATGGAATGATTAATACTTGACTGTAGGATTTGTCCTGCATATGTAGCGTCATGTTTCCAGTTGTAACAGTTTTCCTTATTAATCAATTGCTTGTGATTCTTTAAAGTCTTCAGGTTGTTTGACGCAAAACCAGCCTCGTCTAGCTTCTGTTCATCGACACAAAGGGTGTGTCGATCTTATTGAACAGAGGCAAACGTGATGGCTTTTCAGTTGAAAGATGCAGACAGCAGTAATGATCTTCCCAAAGCTGTTCTCCATCTGATTTCAGGCGAGTATCCCGGTGTAGCGCGCAGCGCCGGGGTATTTACCAAAGAAGATGTGATCAAGATCAAACAGTATGTGAAGAAGGGTCTGGCACTGCCGGGTGAATTACCGGAAGTCGAGTCGTACCTGAAATACACCAAGTTGGATATTCCCGGGTTGGAGCCCAGTGACGTTCAGGTCTTATTCAAGAAAATCCGGATTCATGCGTCCAGTTGGGATGCGGTAGAAAGCAAGATCGTCCAGCAAAGTATCGACTTGAGTTCCGCGGCCAAAAACATTGTCAGCAGCGGTGGCGAAATCATTTCCGTGATCAAGGAAATGCCGATCATGGACCGGGTCAGAACCACGCTGGGTCAGTTAAGCAACAGTGATCTGGAAGGCATCCGATACACGTCCGACGATGGTGAAGTGGCATCTGCAGTAACTGAAATCATCGAGCTGATGAAGGTCGATATCAAACGCCAGCAAAGCGCGACGCAAGAGCTCAAGGACCGTATTTCCAACTTCAAGATCGAGCTGGCTGGCGGCGAATTGTCGAGCGGTAAACGGGTCTTTGGTTTGCAGTCCGAGGTCAAGAGCAAGTATGACTTGATGGAGCGCAACAGCTTGCTCGAATCCATCGCCAGTACCAGGGAAACCATCCGCACCAAGAAAGACCGGATCATGCAGTTGGACAAGGACTACGACTATTACGTCGGCATGTCGTTTTCCGGTGGCTTGCCGATTTTCTGGCCTATTTCAGGATCGATCTTTGGCCCGAAAGCAGAGACAGCCCGCAAAGAACGCAATGCGCTGAAGACTGAAGTTGATGAGCTGGAACTGTCCGTCAGTGGCAAGGAAGGCTTGCAGAGCGCCATGGAAAGTTCCCTGTCGAACTTTGGCGATATAGGTATCCGTATGGCTGGCGCAGAAGCCGCTCTTAATATCTTGAACACCATGTGGCAGACGATCCTGAGCAAGATTGAAGCTTCGGCCGAACAGTTCGGGCGTATCAACAATGCCTTGCGCCTGACCTCATTTGTCGCCGAGTTTGCGATGGTGATTGATCCGTGGCGCGATGTGAAAAACACCGCCGGCGAATTGGTGGCCGTGTTTAACGAGGCGCTGGAAGAATACAAGAAGAGCTTTAACTGATTGCCCGGCGACCAAAGGATGACTGCCATGAACAAAGTGACACCGATCGACACCCAACTTATTCCCCCAATTGACGTTAAAAAGATCATTCAAACCATTCGCGACATTTCGAGGCTGGCCAATTTTAGACAGGAGCGATCCGATGTATTGCAGGAGAGGGCGCAGAGAGCTTCCGCGTACCTGAATAACCTGGATAAAACCCTGCGCGAATCCTTACCGGTGCTGCTGACTGCACTGAACAGCGCTTCCGGGCAAAGCTATTTCGATGCGCTAGCAGAACTCAACGACGCGCTAGCCAGGAATGACCTGACGGCACAGGATCGAGACATGGTCAGCGCAGAGGTCTCGAACATCAAACGTAATATCGAGTCGATGCTCGAAGGCGTCGAGGCGAAGTTTACCGATCGCTCGCGGTTTCTTGAGAACGAAGTTCGCAGCTTATATAGAGTTGAAATCGGCGAACGAGCCGACGAGCCGCTGAAAGTGGCGCGGTCGCGCAAAGCCAGGATTCTGCTGGACTTGAACGATCACACCCTGACCAAAGCGAAACGCTCGGAGCAGCGAGACGCACTGATCAAGGCTCAGGACGTGATTCGTGAATTCAACCTGGCTGACCTGTATAAAAACTACATTCCCGAAGGCAAGGAACTCGACAGCCTCGACATGCAGAACCCGAAAAAAGAGGCGGTGAAGCAGGGGATTGAACTGGTCAGGAAGGTGCTGGGCGTAGTGTCCGATGGCATTAAATACAGCGAACTCGCGACCTCTCGGAACAATCTGGACAAGGAAATCCAGAGCATGACTTTATTGATGGAAGGGCTGAACCATGAGCTTCAGATCGCCGAAGATGCGTTGTCCGATATTACCGCCGTCGTCGACATAAGCCGCCAACGTCGCGTGGTCGGTGAGGAAATCATTACGGTGGCGGGCGTGTGGCTGGGGTTTTCATTGAATCTGGATAACCTGAAACGTACGGATTACACCCAGGCGGAGTTATCGAGATTGCTGAATCGGTACAAAATCCATCTGGAGACGTTGAGTGCTGACTACAACAGCATCATGATTCATTGATGTAAAGGTGCGGTTGATCATAGCGATTGACCGCACTTTAAGCGTCACGGCGGAGTGTGGAGTTGAGGCTGAATATGCGAAATAATAATAACTACACTAAATGACCGTTTAGTTTAGTTATATTGATAGTGACTGCAAAATGATCAGGGAGGAGTCAATGTCAATGCAATTGTCGCTGACGTAGAACTTTGTTTGATCGTTTCGAAGTAATGGGGCTTCATTATGCTGTTGTTTTGGATGCCATTACACCACCCGATACTTCCTGCGCCCCAAAGAAACAGGGATGGAGTACTGATCGTAATGCCATGACCAATTTGCACCCGGTTATCAGGGAGGAAGGTGATTTTTGTGATCGCAGGGTTTAGCTCTGGGGTTACGTCCAAGTAGTGACCGTCTTTCCTCCAGATTGCGTGATGCTGGGCAACACAGTATGTATTCCCTTCGATCACGCCCGTCAGCAGATTCCAGCCGTAAATCACTTCACCTTGATTATTGAGTTGATGAATCCGGCAGTTGTGGTGACATTGCAGTACGGGGTAAATAGGGGCCAGGATTTTTTTACCTCGAAACACGATCCGTCTATTGGCTCAGGATTCCCGAGCGGCAAGGCATTCCCTGTGATTTTCTCAGACATTATCTTCTGGATGAATTTCGGCAAATTTCCATTGCTCATGCCATGGGTAACATTAAAGACTCCTTTTTTGATTGAAGACATAGCCTGCGGCAGCGGCAAAGAGCTGACAAGGCCAGAGCGTGTTCAGTTGAGAAGAATCCATTGGTAAGCCTAGTTCCAAGATTGCCAGGCTAAGGCTATTCCCCAGAAATCTGAACCCCGAGCCTCAGCCGTGCTGTCGTAATTTCTTAAAAAAGATAAATTATAAGTATTTGTTTTTTATGGTTTTTACTGGGTTTCGGAGGTTTTTGCCGATTGCTTTCAGAGGGGTTATTTTTTTAAACGGCAAATATGAAGGTTTATTTTTTTTTTATGATTTCTGATGGTGACCACACAGCTTGTTTCTTTCAAGTGTCTGTAACGATGCCAACCTATTGGATTGATTGCAGGTCGCAGCGATGAGTTACAGGGGCGAAATAATAGGTGTTACCCCTAGGCGATGAGCCATCTGCTTGCTAGGTAACTGACCTCTCGGTACAAGGGCGCCAAGCACACTTCCATAAAGATTATTATTTGATCTGGAAGGTTAGCCCAAAATACCTCGTGATCGTCGTTGGTTCGTGCACTTAAGGTTGGCGAGTCATATGGGGCCAAAGTCTTTTTTTTCGGTTGAGATAAGTTGCACTTTGAAATGTTCTAAAAGGGACGCTTGTAGCTTTTCATTCTTCTCGTGGAGTTGGGCATAGTGCTGTTCCAATTTTTCCAGGTTCCGGTTCGTTGCTTCAAGTCGCCCCCTGAGCTCTGCAGCTTCATCGCTGGCTTTCGATCGGAGCAGTCGAAACTGCTCTTTTTCAATACTTTCTTTTTCGAGCTCTTTGCTCAATTTTTCGGTTTTTGACTTGTGCTCATCACGGACCCGAACAGTCTCCCGCATCAGGAAGTCTTGCGTCTTAAC containing:
- a CDS encoding polyamine ABC transporter substrate-binding protein — protein: MRLLKSVVPVALAIMFSAGAQAQPQVSVYNWTDYIGETTLAEFQAKTGIKVIYDVFDSNETLEGKLLAGRTGYDVVVPSNHFLARQVKAGAFLKLDRSQLPNFKNLDPKLLALLEKNDPENAHSVPYLWGTNGIGYNVDKVKQVLGIDHIDSWAVLFEPENIKKLSQCGVSMMDSADEVFPAILNYMGMDPRSENPEDFKKAEAKLLSIRPYITYFHSSKYVSDLANGDICVAFGYSGDVFQAANRAKEAKNGVNIAYAIPKEGSNLWFDLLAIPADAANPKEAHAFINYLLDPQVIAKVSASVGYANPNPAAKQYMDEALVNNPEVYPPQTVLDKLYISTTPPQAIMRLMTRSWSKVKSNK
- a CDS encoding glutamine synthetase family protein; protein product: MNVPFDQLFTWLKDHKITEVECVVSDLTGIARGKIAPTNKFLHERGMRLPESVLLQTVTGDFVDDDIYYDLLDPADIDMICRPVADAVYVIPWAIEPTAIVIHDTFDKFGNPIELSPRNVLKKVLQLYTDKDWKPIVAPEMEFYLTQRCEDPDLPLKAPLGRSGRAESGRQSFSIDAANEFDPLFEDVYDWCELQGLDLDTLIHEDGPAQMEINFRHGDALDLADQITVFKRTLREAALKHNVTATFMAKPIGDEPGSAMHLHQSVVDIATGQPIFADADGKMSELFLHHIGGLQKYIPKVLPMFAPNVNSFRRFLPDTSAPVNVEWGEENRTVGLRVPTSTPDAMRVENRLPGADANPYLAIAASLLCGYLGMVEKIEPSAAVQGRAYERRNLRLPITIEDALTQMEECETVGRYLGSKFVRGYVAVKRAEHENFKRVISSWEREFLLLSV
- a CDS encoding helix-turn-helix domain-containing protein, yielding MTVCNPLQVQAFNTADVAEQIRATPGWVQHYQQMSPGHFAGLVRYLDLQGVEIYEEHMNTRVEQNFSAPQGSLAFCFDRSDNSLYVLNGESRNIWITPENYQEIAVVFGPEFVQRHGLNVARLEGLFMSPLNCQQNALFSRWLSTTLTRLAQTFDPPSREALTLQLLEDCLYILDNACVRLDRGGLQRRSEERMIMKRVGEWAADAPEETLNLLELSQVAGVSLRQLQHAFKAFTGMTPTHWLRLRRLNSAHRELLSRTTMDTTVAEVAMHWSFWHLGRFSSSYHALFKELPSETLKRGSRV
- a CDS encoding alpha-xenorhabdolysin family binary toxin subunit A, producing MAFQLKDADSSNDLPKAVLHLISGEYPGVARSAGVFTKEDVIKIKQYVKKGLALPGELPEVESYLKYTKLDIPGLEPSDVQVLFKKIRIHASSWDAVESKIVQQSIDLSSAAKNIVSSGGEIISVIKEMPIMDRVRTTLGQLSNSDLEGIRYTSDDGEVASAVTEIIELMKVDIKRQQSATQELKDRISNFKIELAGGELSSGKRVFGLQSEVKSKYDLMERNSLLESIASTRETIRTKKDRIMQLDKDYDYYVGMSFSGGLPIFWPISGSIFGPKAETARKERNALKTEVDELELSVSGKEGLQSAMESSLSNFGDIGIRMAGAEAALNILNTMWQTILSKIEASAEQFGRINNALRLTSFVAEFAMVIDPWRDVKNTAGELVAVFNEALEEYKKSFN
- a CDS encoding alpha-xenorhabdolysin family binary toxin subunit B, which encodes MNKVTPIDTQLIPPIDVKKIIQTIRDISRLANFRQERSDVLQERAQRASAYLNNLDKTLRESLPVLLTALNSASGQSYFDALAELNDALARNDLTAQDRDMVSAEVSNIKRNIESMLEGVEAKFTDRSRFLENEVRSLYRVEIGERADEPLKVARSRKARILLDLNDHTLTKAKRSEQRDALIKAQDVIREFNLADLYKNYIPEGKELDSLDMQNPKKEAVKQGIELVRKVLGVVSDGIKYSELATSRNNLDKEIQSMTLLMEGLNHELQIAEDALSDITAVVDISRQRRVVGEEIITVAGVWLGFSLNLDNLKRTDYTQAELSRLLNRYKIHLETLSADYNSIMIH